One segment of Carcharodon carcharias isolate sCarCar2 chromosome 16, sCarCar2.pri, whole genome shotgun sequence DNA contains the following:
- the LOC121289194 gene encoding nuclear autoantigenic sperm protein produces MADQEPSASTSSVSGSAEGDVGVEAMKLLGTGKRHMVMEDFVAAVNAFQDACRLLSATHGEVAEECGEAYFCYGKALLELARMERGVLGNALQGVPEDDDEEMAAADEDSKVENAGNADNDSGALDASGDDDDEAEEKDAESEEVDNLQLAWEMLELAKVIFKRQESKEIQLCAAQAYLKLGEVGIESENYIQAIEDFRECLNIQEKHLEPHNRLLAETHYQLGLAYSFNNQYDFSLKHFKESFSVIEKRLAMLTDRIEKTEEKGKSPAKDTDAVSEDKREVEELKELLPEIKAKIEDAEECKDDGRATKALQETLCRSPAFSGFETQILASSASAMQAGKVTDEASTSSSNCVSNISHLVRKKSQLQRKPEDSERDNKEPKKAKQEESAVNGGCGDTAHDRNGVPEKMESEETVSPKKSEPEAQC; encoded by the exons ATGGCGGATCAGGAACCGAGCGCCTCTACGTCCAGTGTCTCAGGCAGCGccgaggg TGATGTTGGTGTTGAAGCCATGAAGCTGCTTGGGACTGGTAAAAGACACATGGTAATGGAAGATTTTGTAGCAGCTGTCAATGCCTTTCAAGATGCATGCAGGCTATT GAGCGCAACACATGGAGAAGTGGCAGAAGAATGTGGAGAAGCCTACTTCTGCTATGGAAAAGCCCTTCTGGAGTTGGCAAG AATGGAGCGTGGCGTTCTTGGCAATGCTCTTCAAGGAGTTCCTGAAGATGATGATGAAGAAATGGCAGCAGCAGATGAAGACTCCAAagtagaaaatgcaggaaatgcagata ATGATTCCGGTGCTTTAGATGcaagtggtgatgatgatgatgaagctGAAGAAAAG GATGCTGAAAGTGAGGAAGTTGACAACTTGCAGCTGGCCTGGGAAATGCTTGAATTGGCGAAAGTGATCTTCAAAAG GCAAGAAAGCAAAGAAATACAACTCTGTGCAGCACAGGCTTATCTGAAACTGGGAGAAGTTGGAATAGAATCTG AAAACTACATACAGGCTATTGAAGATTTCAGGGAGTGTCTGAATATTCAGGAAAAACACCTCGAGCCTCATAACCGACTACTGGCAGAGACCCATTATCAATTAGGGCTGGCTTACAGTTTTAACAATCAATATGATTTCTCTCTGAAGCACTTCAAGGAGTCTTTTAGTGTCATAGAGAAAAGGTTAG CTATGTTAACGGATAGGATTGAGAAAACAGAAGAGAAAGGCAAATCTCCAGCAAAAGACACTGATGCTGTTTCTGAAGATAAGCGGGAGGTTGAGGAACTTAAAGAATTGTtgccagagataaaagcaaaaattgaGGATGCAGAAGAATGCAAAGATGATGGAAGAGCAACTAAAGCCCTTCAGGAAACATTG TGTAGATCGCCTGCCTTTTCAGGATTTGAAACACAAATTCTAGCAAGCAGTGCATCAGCT ATGCAGGCTGGAAAAGTAACAGATGAAGCTTCTACCTCTAGTTCAAACTGTGTATCTAACATCTCTCATTTAGTAAGGAAAAAG TCTCAATTGCAGAGGAAGCCAGAAGACAGTGAGAGGGATAATAAAGAGCCTAAGAAAGCAAAGCAGGAGGAGTCTGCTGTGAATGGTGGGTGTGGGGATACTGCCCATGATAGAAATGGAGTTCCTGAGAAAATGGAA